One genomic window of Brevundimonas vesicularis includes the following:
- a CDS encoding M1 family metallopeptidase: MRIKVLLLAAASALTLSACATVAQPVPTPRESTAFTLATDQPLTPEQQVMQFDKADLSIKVLPEDKAIDAVAVLDFTSKALLTALVVELDTLLTISSVQIDGVEVAVDRWSNPEGRLTVQLPETLATGRSVALRVAYAGQPRVAPRAPWDGGFVWSTAPSGEPWIATAVQGEGCDIFWPCIDSPHGEPGRVDLHITVPSTLSAPSNGRFLGKVDHGDGWTTWNWSAKSPNTYAIALNVGPYEEVSGEYASRFGNTIPMRYWHLKSDTPEQVQGLFAQFPKMLDFFEATVGPFPFGDEKMGVVETPHLGMEHQTINAYGNSYNIDGRGYDWLLQHEFAHEWFGNQLTNQNADDMWLHEGLGSYMQPLYARWLLGDRYMQRELANQREGLNNKYPVVSGTPKTEDEVYKGDVGPGLDIYNKGSLISHTLRMLIGDAAFHDAVTRLVYGRPDPRPGNFAPLYRSTGDFLAIINNVTGRDYGWFFRGYLYNAALPVLNQTRDGDVLKLEWTTGDGGVFPMPLEIEIDGRLQTVAMTGGRGQIAVPAGAHVLIDPQNKVLRQMDVIDELQAYKAAQKAAH, translated from the coding sequence ATGCGCATCAAGGTTTTGCTTTTGGCCGCAGCCAGCGCCCTGACGCTGTCGGCCTGCGCCACCGTCGCCCAGCCGGTGCCGACGCCGCGCGAATCGACCGCCTTCACCCTGGCCACCGATCAGCCGCTGACGCCGGAACAGCAGGTGATGCAGTTCGATAAGGCCGATTTGTCGATCAAGGTCCTGCCAGAAGACAAGGCCATCGATGCGGTCGCCGTGCTGGACTTCACCTCCAAGGCGCTCCTGACCGCTCTGGTCGTCGAACTGGACACTCTGCTGACGATTTCCTCGGTCCAGATCGACGGGGTCGAAGTCGCCGTCGATCGCTGGTCCAACCCCGAAGGCCGGCTGACGGTGCAGTTGCCCGAGACCCTGGCCACGGGCCGGTCGGTGGCCCTGCGCGTCGCCTACGCCGGCCAGCCGCGCGTGGCGCCCCGTGCACCGTGGGACGGCGGCTTCGTCTGGTCCACCGCGCCGTCGGGCGAGCCATGGATCGCCACGGCGGTTCAGGGCGAGGGCTGCGACATCTTCTGGCCCTGCATCGACAGCCCGCACGGCGAACCGGGCCGGGTCGATCTGCACATCACCGTCCCGTCGACCCTCTCGGCGCCGTCCAATGGCCGCTTCTTGGGCAAGGTCGATCACGGCGACGGCTGGACCACCTGGAACTGGTCGGCGAAATCGCCCAACACCTACGCCATCGCGCTGAACGTCGGCCCCTACGAGGAGGTGTCGGGCGAGTACGCCAGCCGGTTCGGCAACACGATCCCGATGCGCTACTGGCATCTGAAATCGGACACGCCCGAACAGGTCCAGGGCCTGTTCGCCCAGTTCCCCAAGATGCTGGACTTCTTCGAAGCCACGGTCGGCCCCTTCCCCTTCGGCGATGAGAAGATGGGCGTGGTCGAGACCCCGCACCTGGGCATGGAGCACCAGACGATCAACGCCTACGGCAACAGCTACAACATCGACGGGCGAGGCTATGACTGGCTGTTGCAGCACGAGTTCGCCCACGAATGGTTCGGCAATCAGCTGACCAATCAGAACGCCGACGACATGTGGCTGCACGAGGGATTGGGCAGCTACATGCAGCCGCTCTATGCGCGCTGGTTGCTGGGCGACCGCTACATGCAGCGCGAACTGGCCAATCAGCGCGAGGGTTTGAACAACAAATATCCCGTCGTTTCAGGCACGCCCAAGACCGAGGACGAGGTCTACAAAGGCGACGTCGGGCCGGGTCTCGACATCTACAACAAGGGTTCGTTGATCAGCCATACGCTGCGGATGCTGATCGGCGACGCCGCCTTCCACGACGCGGTCACGCGTCTCGTCTATGGGCGACCCGACCCCAGACCAGGCAACTTCGCGCCGCTGTACCGGTCCACCGGCGACTTCCTCGCGATCATCAACAACGTCACGGGCCGGGACTACGGCTGGTTCTTCCGCGGCTATCTCTACAACGCCGCCCTGCCGGTTCTGAACCAGACCCGGGACGGCGATGTGCTGAAGCTGGAGTGGACGACGGGTGACGGCGGCGTCTTCCCCATGCCGCTGGAGATCGAGATCGACGGGCGCCTTCAGACCGTGGCCATGACCGGCGGGCGGGGCCAGATTGCGGTTCCAGCCGGCGCCCATGTCCTGATCGATCCACAGAACAAGGTGCTGCGCCAGATGGACGTGATCGACGAGCTGCAGGCCTACAAGGCGGCGCAGAAGGCGGCGCATTGA
- a CDS encoding TorF family putative porin — MFRSSAFFVAAAVGLAAPVTSQAQSFGLDVGVASQYVGKGLGKSNQDVAPFAKAEVGFGEGYASVFVSDAAGAQGYDMEIVSMVGWRPKAGGFSFDLGVMNRDLPGSRAGVDNNYWEYQADASRKMGPVSTRLRVNYSPDGFAATKEAWWLELQGTVAVAAKTKVSAAVANRMADGGVDYNAWNIGAKHKLTDALAVDLRWYDTDRHSVGEPYEGRLVAAATYSF, encoded by the coding sequence ATGTTTCGTTCGTCAGCCTTCTTTGTTGCTGCGGCAGTAGGCCTCGCAGCGCCGGTCACTTCCCAGGCCCAATCGTTCGGTCTCGATGTCGGTGTCGCCAGCCAGTATGTCGGCAAAGGGCTGGGCAAGAGCAATCAGGACGTTGCTCCTTTCGCCAAGGCGGAAGTTGGCTTCGGCGAAGGCTACGCCAGCGTCTTCGTCTCGGACGCCGCCGGCGCTCAAGGCTACGACATGGAAATCGTCAGCATGGTCGGTTGGCGGCCCAAAGCGGGCGGCTTTTCCTTCGATCTTGGGGTCATGAACCGCGACCTGCCAGGGTCGCGCGCCGGCGTCGATAACAACTACTGGGAATATCAGGCGGACGCTTCACGCAAGATGGGCCCGGTGTCGACGCGCCTGCGCGTCAACTATTCGCCCGACGGTTTCGCCGCCACGAAAGAAGCCTGGTGGCTGGAGTTGCAAGGCACGGTCGCCGTCGCCGCCAAGACAAAGGTTTCGGCCGCCGTCGCCAATCGGATGGCCGACGGCGGGGTCGATTACAATGCCTGGAACATCGGCGCCAAACACAAGCTGACCGACGCCTTGGCCGTCGATCTGCGCTGGTACGACACCGACCGCCACAGTGTCGGCGAGCCCTACGAGGGCCGCCTTGTCGCCGCCGCCACCTATTCGTTCTGA
- the fdxA gene encoding ferredoxin FdxA → MTYIVTDACVKCKFMDCVEVCPVDCFYEGENFLVIAPDECIDCGVCEPECPVDAIVPDTEDEPDGKWLQVNAEYAKVWPNITVKGTPPADREQYERETGKYEKYFSPKPGKGS, encoded by the coding sequence ATGACCTACATCGTCACCGACGCCTGCGTGAAATGTAAGTTCATGGACTGCGTCGAGGTGTGTCCGGTGGACTGCTTCTACGAGGGCGAGAACTTTCTGGTGATCGCGCCCGACGAATGCATCGACTGCGGCGTGTGCGAACCGGAATGCCCCGTCGACGCCATCGTGCCGGACACCGAGGACGAGCCCGACGGCAAATGGCTTCAGGTCAACGCCGAATACGCCAAGGTCTGGCCCAACATCACCGTCAAGGGCACGCCCCCCGCCGATCGCGAGCAGTACGAGCGCGAAACGGGCAAATACGAGAAATACTTCAGCCCCAAGCCGGGCAAGGGTTCCTGA
- the rpmB gene encoding 50S ribosomal protein L28, whose translation MSRRCELTGIGPMVGHNVSHSNIKTKRRFLPSLKTVKVTSEALGQTFSLRISNAALRTLDYKGGLDVFIVKARDEQLSIAAQRIKRQIRAKLAEQAAA comes from the coding sequence ATGTCGCGTCGTTGCGAACTCACCGGTATCGGCCCCATGGTCGGCCACAACGTGAGCCACTCGAACATCAAGACCAAGCGCCGCTTCCTGCCGTCGCTGAAAACGGTCAAGGTCACGTCGGAAGCCCTGGGCCAGACGTTCAGCCTGCGCATCTCGAACGCCGCGCTGCGCACCCTGGACTACAAGGGCGGCCTGGACGTCTTCATCGTCAAGGCCCGCGACGAGCAGCTGTCGATCGCCGCTCAGCGCATCAAGCGCCAGATTCGCGCCAAGCTGGCCGAACAAGCCGCCGCCTGA
- a CDS encoding CarD family transcriptional regulator, with protein MTSKTGLEFKVGDAVVYPAHGVGKVAAIETQEVAGMSLEVYVVTFDHEKMTLRVPTKKAVTAGLRSLAADDVVTKALTTLKGRARIKRTMWSRRAQEYEAKINSGDLISIAEVVRDLHRADTQPEQSYSERQLYESALDRMAREVAAANKIDKDAAVELLAKSLSAKKPVPTAEAA; from the coding sequence ATGACGAGCAAGACTGGTCTGGAGTTCAAGGTTGGCGACGCGGTCGTCTATCCGGCGCACGGCGTCGGCAAGGTGGCGGCGATCGAGACCCAGGAAGTCGCGGGCATGTCGCTGGAGGTCTATGTCGTGACCTTCGACCACGAGAAGATGACCCTGCGCGTCCCGACCAAGAAGGCCGTGACGGCCGGCCTGCGTTCGCTGGCCGCCGACGACGTCGTGACCAAGGCCCTGACCACCCTGAAGGGCCGCGCGCGCATCAAGCGCACCATGTGGTCGCGTCGCGCCCAGGAATACGAAGCCAAGATCAACTCGGGCGACCTGATTTCCATCGCCGAAGTGGTCCGCGATCTGCACCGCGCGGACACCCAGCCGGAACAGTCCTATTCGGAGCGCCAGCTCTATGAATCGGCCCTGGACCGCATGGCGCGCGAAGTCGCCGCCGCCAACAAGATCGACAAAGACGCCGCCGTCGAGCTGCTCGCCAAGTCGCTCAGCGCCAAGAAGCCGGTCCCGACCGCCGAAGCCGCCTAA
- a CDS encoding YceI family protein, with product MRNPFMKYAVAGAAALSLVAGGAVVAQAALTKNPAEVTAGTYDLESSHGKITWSVNHFGLSTYTGQFVNVKAVLKLDPANPSASTLTATIPLTDVAPNDDRLKAHLQTADFFDTAQYPTATFVSRSVTVDADDANEATVVGDLTLKGVTKPVTIEVEFNGAGTVMGAYKAGFDGEATIKRSDFGINYALPAVSDEVKLHIEGEFVIQK from the coding sequence ATGCGCAACCCCTTCATGAAATACGCCGTCGCCGGCGCCGCCGCCCTCAGCCTGGTCGCAGGCGGCGCGGTCGTGGCTCAGGCCGCTCTGACCAAGAACCCCGCCGAAGTCACCGCCGGGACCTACGATCTGGAATCCAGCCACGGCAAGATCACCTGGTCGGTCAATCACTTCGGCCTGTCGACCTATACGGGCCAGTTCGTGAACGTGAAGGCGGTGCTGAAGCTGGATCCGGCCAACCCGTCGGCCTCGACCCTGACCGCGACGATCCCGCTGACCGACGTGGCGCCCAACGACGACCGTCTGAAGGCCCACCTGCAAACCGCCGACTTCTTCGACACCGCCCAATACCCAACCGCGACCTTCGTCTCGCGCTCGGTCACGGTCGACGCCGATGACGCCAACGAGGCGACCGTGGTCGGCGATTTGACCCTGAAGGGCGTGACCAAGCCCGTCACCATCGAGGTCGAGTTCAACGGCGCCGGAACCGTCATGGGCGCCTACAAGGCCGGCTTCGACGGCGAAGCGACCATCAAACGCTCGGACTTCGGCATCAACTACGCCCTGCCGGCCGTTTCCGACGAGGTGAAGCTGCACATCGAAGGCGAGTTCGTCATTCAGAAGTAG
- a CDS encoding response regulator transcription factor, with product MSSHSVFIIDDDPFMRDALVLMLRGAGYRARSFLSADDFLANLPEDRSACVITDVRMPGLQGSELVGRLKSLRGDTWPVIVITGHGEVALAVQLMKAGVVDFVEKPFDPQRILDAVSSCLASLTSLEAERIAREDARARLDTLTPRERQVFDALIDGCSNKEIAQRLEISPRTVEIFRAKVMTKMQAANLSTLVRIGMRAGDA from the coding sequence ATGAGCTCACATTCCGTCTTCATCATCGACGACGACCCTTTCATGCGAGACGCTCTGGTGCTGATGCTGCGCGGGGCGGGGTATCGGGCGCGCAGTTTCCTCAGCGCCGACGACTTCTTGGCCAATCTGCCCGAAGACCGCAGCGCCTGCGTCATCACCGATGTGCGGATGCCGGGGCTTCAGGGTTCTGAGCTGGTCGGGCGTCTGAAAAGCCTGCGCGGCGATACTTGGCCGGTAATCGTCATCACGGGCCACGGCGAGGTGGCGCTTGCGGTTCAGTTGATGAAGGCGGGCGTCGTCGATTTCGTCGAAAAGCCCTTCGATCCACAGCGGATACTGGACGCGGTCTCCAGCTGCCTGGCCTCGCTGACCAGTCTTGAAGCCGAGCGGATCGCGCGCGAGGACGCCAGGGCCCGACTGGACACCCTGACCCCGCGCGAGCGGCAGGTCTTCGACGCCCTGATCGACGGCTGTTCGAACAAGGAGATCGCGCAAAGGCTGGAGATCAGCCCGCGCACGGTGGAGATCTTTCGCGCCAAGGTGATGACGAAAATGCAGGCCGCGAACCTGTCCACCCTGGTCCGGATCGGAATGCGCGCCGGCGACGCTTGA
- a CDS encoding transglutaminase-like domain-containing protein: MKLRVRAELVYRFDPPTDAIYKIQVAHWPGQDILEETLTFDPPVDFHEDEDVDFGARTLRCHVEGEVKLTYEAVVENGVLKGLPPSVSQHDWGELPAEVLPYLQPSRYCPSDQFGRFVTREFGDTAGGARVLAILNWITENVDYEHGVSDTETTAARTFIDRAGVCRDFTHLGMTLCRASGIPARAVSAFAHQLSPPDFHAIFEVWLDNGWWLVDPTGLAPVEGLVRIACGRDAADIAFLTTQERCQMVRQSVTVAAA, from the coding sequence ATGAAACTGCGCGTCCGCGCCGAACTCGTCTATCGTTTCGATCCGCCGACGGACGCCATCTACAAGATCCAGGTCGCCCACTGGCCGGGTCAGGACATTCTGGAAGAAACCCTGACCTTCGACCCGCCTGTCGATTTTCATGAAGACGAGGACGTCGACTTCGGCGCACGGACCCTGCGTTGCCACGTCGAGGGCGAGGTCAAGCTGACCTATGAGGCGGTGGTCGAGAACGGCGTGCTGAAGGGCCTGCCGCCCAGCGTGTCCCAGCATGACTGGGGCGAACTGCCTGCCGAGGTCCTGCCCTATCTCCAGCCCAGCCGCTATTGCCCGTCGGACCAGTTCGGCCGCTTCGTGACGCGCGAGTTCGGCGACACGGCGGGCGGGGCGCGGGTGCTGGCGATCCTGAACTGGATCACCGAGAACGTCGATTACGAGCACGGCGTGTCGGACACCGAAACCACGGCGGCGCGCACCTTCATCGACCGGGCCGGCGTGTGCCGCGACTTCACCCATCTGGGCATGACGCTATGCCGGGCGTCGGGCATTCCTGCGCGGGCGGTCAGCGCCTTTGCTCACCAACTCAGCCCGCCCGACTTCCACGCCATCTTCGAAGTCTGGCTGGATAACGGCTGGTGGCTGGTCGATCCGACGGGCCTGGCGCCGGTCGAAGGCCTGGTGCGGATCGCCTGCGGGCGGGACGCGGCGGACATCGCCTTCCTGACGACGCAGGAGCGCTGTCAGATGGTGCGCCAGTCTGTGACTGTGGCGGCGGCTTAA
- a CDS encoding sensor histidine kinase — protein sequence MTTALLAGRLAVALAILLAIGTNLWLVQREDVLDAATNAALFAVIAWVIAEVCRRLIDALEQARALTRDLAVREMLLDTIVASTPIVTLDREGRTRRVTPAAANLLRVDRLAAIAQPFGSLLPGFDETALTKARQGGEVLAPSSGPWTSGPSPLPGPPLTLHANVLPDDISPEHIILTLGDDSEAETIRRSERDLIARLSKVWRLNSMGEMAATLAHELNQPLSAAAVYLHASQVELAGLGPAADGPTKTIELAKAQLLRAGDIIRRMREHVATGARSVTEERASLIVLDLAPVFALIGQDTDTPVDLDMEETDDRVLVDRIQIQQALANLVRNAVDAVIGREGGRVTLTGRSHGSDGYEIAVSDNGDGIPAEQMDEIFHPMTTAKPGGMGLGLSVTRSIVESHGAALVVSRNPQGGATFSFCLPRLTEPDLP from the coding sequence ATGACGACGGCCTTGCTGGCTGGAAGACTGGCCGTGGCGCTTGCGATACTGTTGGCCATAGGAACCAATCTATGGCTGGTGCAACGTGAGGACGTGCTGGACGCCGCAACGAATGCGGCCCTGTTCGCCGTCATCGCCTGGGTCATCGCAGAAGTCTGTCGTCGGTTGATCGACGCGCTGGAACAGGCCCGCGCCCTGACGCGTGATCTAGCGGTGCGGGAGATGCTGCTCGACACCATCGTGGCCTCCACGCCGATCGTGACTCTGGACCGCGAGGGACGGACGCGTCGGGTGACCCCTGCAGCCGCTAATCTGTTGCGCGTGGATCGTCTGGCGGCGATCGCCCAGCCATTCGGGTCGCTGCTGCCGGGGTTTGACGAGACGGCCCTGACAAAGGCCCGTCAAGGCGGCGAGGTTCTCGCACCATCGTCCGGCCCGTGGACGAGCGGGCCGTCGCCGCTGCCCGGCCCGCCCCTGACGCTTCACGCCAACGTCCTGCCCGACGACATCTCGCCAGAGCACATCATCCTGACGCTGGGCGATGACAGCGAGGCCGAAACAATCCGGCGCAGCGAAAGAGATCTGATCGCCAGGCTGAGCAAAGTCTGGCGTCTGAACTCGATGGGGGAGATGGCCGCGACACTGGCCCACGAGCTGAACCAGCCGCTGAGCGCCGCCGCCGTCTATCTGCATGCCAGCCAGGTTGAGCTGGCAGGTCTGGGGCCCGCAGCGGACGGCCCGACCAAGACCATCGAGTTGGCAAAGGCGCAGTTGCTGCGTGCGGGAGACATCATCCGTCGCATGCGCGAACACGTCGCCACGGGGGCTCGGTCCGTTACAGAGGAACGCGCGTCGCTGATCGTCCTGGATCTTGCGCCTGTCTTCGCCCTGATCGGACAGGATACCGACACCCCTGTCGATCTGGACATGGAAGAGACCGACGATCGGGTGCTGGTCGACCGCATCCAGATTCAGCAGGCGTTGGCCAATCTGGTGCGCAACGCCGTGGATGCGGTCATCGGACGCGAGGGCGGACGTGTCACCCTGACGGGACGCTCGCACGGATCGGATGGCTATGAAATCGCGGTTTCGGACAACGGCGACGGCATACCTGCGGAGCAGATGGACGAGATCTTCCATCCGATGACCACCGCCAAGCCCGGCGGCATGGGCCTGGGTCTATCCGTGACGCGTTCGATTGTTGAAAGTCACGGGGCCGCTCTGGTCGTCAGCCGTAATCCTCAAGGTGGAGCGACATTCTCGTTCTGTCTGCCTCGCCTCACGGAGCCCGACCTCCCATGA
- a CDS encoding helicase-related protein, with amino-acid sequence MSDRSAGLAPSRVTAVLGPTNTGKTHLAVERMLGHASGMIGLPLRLLAREIYERIVKQRGAAAVALITGEEKIVPPRPHYFVCTVEAMPLERSVEFLAIDEIQLVADPERGHVFTQRLLHARGRFETMFLGAGTMEPLIRRLVPDVEIVTRDRLSTLSYAGSKKLTRLPRRSAIVAFSTDRVYAIAELIRRQRGGAAVVMGSLSPRTRNAQVALYQSGEVDFLVATDAIGMGLNMDVDHVAFAGLRKFDGRRTRWLYAHEIGQIAGRAGRHLRDGTFGVTAEAEDLDPDLVEQVVEHRFDPIEAAEWRNARLDFDTLPDLLRSLTVTPQRSGLSLTAEALDETLLRRLIKDEEIARVGRSRGAVMRLWEACQLPDFQKTTLDEHARLAKDVFHALTGKRGRLTDDWMAPRFAFVDRDDGQIDQLSARLSAVRTLSYIANRPDWVHDAQGWRDKTRALEDRLSDVLHERLTARFVDRRTTALMRALNVREDTFAGVAEDGEVTVEGQVVGQLEGVRFQMEKGSSALEDRTLRQAAVRAVTPEINRRLGRLAAETDDGFSVTPDGAVLWRGVLTAQINATPQGVDPFTPSVRLLGDLGPTPARERAQRRVEAWLAAEAGRALRDLRRLRQAVESGTLKGLPRGIAFRLIEAGGVIDRREVERDLAALSQVERRTLRSFAIRIGAHSVWLPGLQKPRARHFAQAFVAAPLIPATPDLIPAPVEPPSARLLSAHGLRLARRWLAPVETLEKMAELRAANHGRLSDEALTDLGWRADQAKQIIAALKVERARLPDKPGAAPKIVKDSPFAALAALTEALPARPKRRRPRRKAKA; translated from the coding sequence ATGAGCGACCGGTCCGCAGGCCTCGCCCCGTCCCGCGTGACTGCGGTCCTGGGGCCCACCAACACCGGCAAGACCCATCTGGCGGTCGAGCGGATGCTGGGTCACGCCTCGGGCATGATCGGCCTGCCGCTGCGGCTGCTGGCGCGTGAGATCTATGAGCGGATCGTCAAACAGCGCGGCGCGGCGGCCGTCGCCCTGATCACCGGCGAGGAAAAGATCGTCCCGCCGCGCCCGCACTATTTCGTCTGCACCGTCGAGGCCATGCCGCTGGAGCGATCGGTCGAGTTTCTGGCCATCGACGAAATCCAGCTGGTCGCCGACCCCGAACGGGGCCACGTCTTCACCCAGCGACTGCTGCACGCGCGCGGCCGGTTCGAGACGATGTTCCTGGGCGCCGGCACCATGGAGCCGCTGATCCGCCGCCTGGTCCCGGATGTCGAGATCGTGACGCGCGACCGGTTGTCCACTCTGTCCTATGCAGGCTCCAAGAAGCTGACCCGCCTGCCCCGCCGCAGCGCCATCGTCGCCTTCTCGACCGATCGGGTCTACGCCATCGCCGAACTGATCCGGCGTCAGCGCGGCGGCGCGGCCGTGGTCATGGGCAGTCTGTCTCCTCGGACCCGCAACGCCCAGGTGGCGCTGTATCAGTCGGGCGAGGTCGATTTCCTGGTCGCCACCGACGCCATCGGCATGGGGCTGAACATGGATGTGGACCATGTCGCCTTCGCGGGGCTGAGAAAGTTCGACGGGCGACGCACCCGCTGGCTTTACGCCCATGAGATCGGCCAGATCGCCGGGCGGGCCGGCCGGCATCTGCGCGACGGCACCTTCGGCGTCACGGCCGAGGCCGAGGATCTGGATCCCGACCTGGTCGAACAGGTGGTCGAGCATCGGTTCGATCCGATCGAGGCGGCGGAGTGGCGGAACGCCCGGCTGGATTTCGACACCCTGCCCGATCTGCTGCGCTCGCTGACGGTGACGCCCCAGCGATCGGGGCTGAGCCTGACGGCGGAGGCGCTGGACGAGACCCTGCTGCGTCGCCTGATCAAGGACGAGGAAATCGCGCGCGTGGGGCGCTCGCGCGGGGCGGTCATGCGTCTGTGGGAGGCGTGCCAGTTGCCGGACTTCCAGAAGACGACGCTGGATGAACACGCCCGGCTGGCCAAGGACGTCTTTCACGCCCTGACCGGCAAGCGCGGCCGGCTGACTGACGACTGGATGGCGCCGCGCTTCGCCTTCGTGGACCGTGACGATGGTCAGATCGACCAGCTGTCGGCGCGGCTGTCGGCGGTCCGCACCCTGTCCTACATCGCCAACCGGCCGGACTGGGTCCATGACGCGCAAGGCTGGCGCGACAAGACCCGCGCGCTGGAAGACCGGCTGTCCGACGTGTTGCACGAGCGGCTGACCGCCCGGTTCGTGGATCGCCGCACCACCGCCCTGATGCGGGCGCTGAACGTGCGCGAAGACACGTTCGCAGGCGTCGCCGAAGACGGCGAGGTCACGGTCGAAGGCCAGGTCGTCGGCCAGCTGGAGGGCGTGCGCTTCCAGATGGAGAAGGGCTCGTCGGCCCTGGAAGACCGCACCCTGCGTCAGGCGGCCGTGCGTGCGGTGACGCCCGAGATCAATCGACGGCTGGGGCGTCTGGCGGCCGAGACCGACGACGGCTTTTCGGTCACGCCGGACGGGGCGGTGCTGTGGCGCGGCGTGCTGACGGCGCAGATCAATGCGACGCCGCAGGGGGTCGATCCCTTTACGCCCTCCGTGCGCCTGCTCGGCGATCTGGGACCGACGCCCGCCCGCGAGCGCGCCCAGCGCCGCGTCGAGGCGTGGCTGGCGGCGGAAGCGGGCCGGGCGCTGCGCGATCTGCGGCGGCTGCGTCAGGCGGTGGAGTCGGGGACCTTGAAAGGCCTGCCGCGCGGCATCGCCTTTCGCCTGATCGAGGCCGGCGGCGTGATCGACCGGCGCGAGGTCGAACGCGATCTGGCTGCGCTAAGCCAGGTCGAGCGCCGTACGCTGCGCAGTTTCGCCATCCGCATCGGGGCGCATTCGGTGTGGCTGCCCGGTCTTCAGAAGCCGCGCGCGCGCCATTTCGCCCAGGCCTTCGTCGCCGCGCCGCTGATCCCGGCGACGCCCGATCTGATCCCCGCCCCGGTGGAGCCGCCGTCGGCGCGGCTGTTGTCCGCACACGGATTGCGATTGGCGCGACGGTGGCTGGCGCCGGTGGAGACGCTGGAGAAGATGGCCGAGCTGCGGGCCGCCAATCACGGCCGGCTGTCCGACGAGGCTCTGACCGATCTGGGCTGGCGCGCCGATCAGGCCAAACAGATCATCGCCGCCCTGAAGGTCGAACGCGCCCGCCTGCCCGACAAGCCGGGCGCAGCGCCGAAGATCGTCAAGGACTCGCCCTTCGCCGCCCTTGCCGCCCTGACGGAGGCTCTCCCGGCGCGGCCCAAGCGTCGTCGTCCGCGTCGAAAGGCGAAGGCTTGA
- a CDS encoding RNA-binding S4 domain-containing protein — protein sequence MNENACRIDIWLWRARFVKTRSLAAGLVERGAVRLTHQGRETRLDKPSRCVHVGDLLTFAQKGRVTSLKVEALGERRGPAEEARALYSMTS from the coding sequence TTGAACGAGAACGCCTGTCGCATCGACATCTGGCTGTGGCGCGCGCGGTTCGTGAAGACGCGCAGCCTGGCGGCCGGTCTGGTCGAGCGGGGAGCGGTGCGACTGACGCATCAGGGGCGCGAGACGCGGCTCGACAAGCCCAGCCGGTGCGTTCATGTCGGCGACCTGCTGACCTTCGCCCAGAAGGGCCGCGTCACCAGCCTGAAGGTCGAGGCGCTGGGCGAAAGGCGCGGGCCTGCCGAAGAGGCCCGCGCGCTCTATTCTATGACGTCTTGA
- a CDS encoding DUF3617 domain-containing protein: protein MSRPSLIDRLPKRALAVLAPVMAGGFMLASPAIAPAQTAAQSEVLPGYWEYTTSAVGQRDTEQKCVRPSEINRFFGGLSTNKWRCTYPTRVVGNGSARFEGTCQDRKGRRIAVRLNGTYTETSFSFRGGAQIVRGTPYIPASITARRISAQCPANAEYF, encoded by the coding sequence ATGTCCCGTCCGTCCTTGATCGATCGCCTGCCCAAGCGCGCGCTCGCCGTCCTGGCCCCGGTGATGGCCGGAGGCTTCATGCTGGCCTCGCCCGCCATCGCCCCGGCCCAGACTGCGGCTCAGTCCGAAGTCCTGCCCGGTTATTGGGAATACACCACCAGCGCGGTGGGTCAGCGCGACACCGAGCAGAAGTGCGTGCGGCCCAGCGAGATCAACCGATTCTTCGGCGGCCTGTCGACCAACAAGTGGCGCTGCACCTATCCGACCCGCGTGGTCGGCAACGGCAGCGCCCGCTTCGAGGGGACCTGCCAGGATCGCAAGGGCCGTCGCATCGCCGTTCGCCTGAACGGGACCTACACGGAAACCAGCTTCAGCTTCCGCGGCGGCGCCCAGATCGTGCGCGGCACCCCCTATATCCCCGCCAGCATAACCGCGCGCCGCATCAGCGCCCAGTGCCCGGCCAACGCCGAATACTTCTGA